One region of Arvicola amphibius chromosome 3, mArvAmp1.2, whole genome shotgun sequence genomic DNA includes:
- the Smim15 gene encoding small integral membrane protein 15: MLDIKAWAEYVVEWAAKDPYGFLTTVILALTPLFLASAVLSWKLAKMIEAREKEQKKKQKRQENIAKAKRLKKD; this comes from the coding sequence ATGCTTGATATAAAGGCTTGGGCTGAGTATGTTGTGGAGTGGGCTGCAAAGGATCCATACGGCTTCCTCACCACAGTTATCTTGGCCCTTACGCCACTGTTTCTAGCAAGTGCTGTACTGTCCTGGAAATTGGCCAAGATGATTGAAGCCAGagagaaggaacaaaagaagaaacaaaaacgtCAAGAAAACATTGCAAAAGCTAAACGActaaaaaaagattaa